Within the Zingiber officinale cultivar Zhangliang unplaced genomic scaffold, Zo_v1.1 ctg66, whole genome shotgun sequence genome, the region TTGAACACAGCTTGAACTCGGATTTCATTTCAAACGTAACTCGAGCCAAAATTATTTACATTTTCAAACTTcaaattgaatttgaattttacatatatttttaTACTATATTCGAATCATTTGCACCCTTAGTTACTTATGCACTTGTTATTAGTTACATTGTTAGTCTCGTAAAAAACATAGTAATAGATAGAGGAACTATCACTCGTAGTGAATGAAAATGCATATCATACGGCTTATTTGATCCATGATCATTGAGATCAACTCTAATGTATAGTGTAAAGCAAACTAAAAGAGTTCTCAAGTTGGTGTTCCTTTTAATGAATTATAGAAATATCGAATTATCAATCCAAGCCCTACTATGGGTTTGTCTCGATGTAAACAAATAAGGGGAGGAatattaggggtgtcaaaaatgaacccgacccgacgacccaacccgaatcgacccgaaaaaaatcaggttcgggttggacattttcgggttcgggtcgggttcgggttggagggtattCGGGTTGAagattttcgggttgggtcgggtcgggttcgggttgacccgggttgacccaaatatagggtttagtgggatttttttagggttaaatcaaattttattttgaaaattaagatgttttatgtatattaatatcaagttagtatgataatgatgaaatattgagataaaagtgaagaattatagggaaaatagctccaaaaagtcattttgaatcgaattttcgggttacacgggttgggttcgggttgggcgGGTTGGACGgattcgggttcgggtttaggagTTTCGGGTTgaattcgggttcgggtcgggtttgggttgggttataaaaaaaaaaaaatttaacccgacccaacccgacccgacccacccgaattgacacccttatTAAATTGTATACCTAAaccatttattaaatttttataaaagatcATATGTCCTAGGGAAATCTAAATGCTAAATGATATAGTCGCAATTGATTTCTTCTTTGAAACAAACTCTTTTCTTTCGGATTATCATAGTTATACGAtaaggttatgctcggtcatgtCGAGTTTCGACCCTAAAATTTCATATGACAACACTCCATATTTTAATCATCGCATCATCCCCAAAGGACTATAAAATAATGAATCAGATACTTAATGTGGACAATCGGTCTGATCCGACCGAAATTTCATATATTATGGAGGGGATGAAATAATGCAAACACATTATTGTGACAAAACATTAATCCTTGGAATGGCATAAGGCTACCACTCTAGGTGAGAGCTCAAACGGTAACAGGAGTACTCAAATCAGACGAGGGCTGCAAATTGGCGGCGTACTCTCGAGCCCACAGATCATAGTGCACGATCTCCTCCAAGGAAGGCTTCACGACAAGCTCCTTTCGGTGCGCGTCGCAAGTGAGCTCCACCACCTTGAAGATGTCCAAATAGTTGATCCTGCAAATGCAAAGCACCAAGAAAACTTTAGAAATGGCTTCTTCCAATGTTGTCTTCGGAAGGTAGTTAAGGAAAGAAGAAGTACTTCTCGTCGATGAACATCTCCACGGCCTTCTCATTGGCAGCGCTGAGGACTCCGGTCATGGTGCCACCGGCGCGGCCTGCTGCATAAGCAAGATCCATGGAAGGGTACTTGACGTGGTCAGGTGCCTTAAAGGTCAGCGATTCTTGCCTGCAAGTCATGTTCAGATAAATGAATCAAATGTTCAAAAGCAAATTTAGTATTCAAATTGATAAAAGTTTAGTTCATTTTAAGTTAAGctcaatttgatttgatttgattcaattCGATTAACTTATTAAACGAGTTTGTAGAAtcaaagattttaaaagagaacaAGTTGAGACACGTACTTGCAGAGATCAAGCCGGGGCCATGTGATCTCCGAGCAGTGGATTCTTTCCGGCCACGACAGTGTGTAGAGGATCGGCAAGCGCATGTCAGGCCACCCCAGCTGAGCCAGCACAGATGAATCCTGCAGCACAAACAGAAAGCTCAGTTCAAATGTGTCGATCGAGAATaacatttttcatttttcaaatgGCGGCAGCAGATCTCTTTACCTGTGTCTCAACCATGGAGTGGATTATGGACTGTGGATGAATTACGATCTCTATGTCGTCGTAGTCTGCTCCAAATAAGTAATGTGCTTCTATAACTTCCAGTCCCTGCTCGTGCAATGGAGGATTAGAGAGATGGATCGAAGAAGCTAAGTAGTAGTGTTGCGAGCAAACTAGTGCAGATGGAAACCTTGTTGAAGAGGGTAGCAGAGTCCACAGTGATCTTTTTGCCCATGTTCCAGTTGGGGTGCTTCAGAGCATCAGCAACCTTCACATCTTTTAGCTTCTCCACAGGCAAATCCCTGTGCCAATGGCCAATGCAAATAGATATTCAGTTAGAGTTTTAGATACTAATGTCCATTTTTCTTAGCAATCTATATTTAGAGATCAATCTCTAAAATATTCATCCCTACTCTTCATTTGAGTGTTGGAATAAAGAGGGCATAAATGGAAGGGGAAAGGTACCTGAAGGCTCCTCCGGATGCAGTCAGAATTATGCGGCGGAGCGAGCCCTCCGGCAGGCCTTGAATGCACTGGAAACAGAAGCAATTGGTGAGAAAAAGACCGTCATCAAGCGACGCAAAATGAGAGCTGCAAGGCATGATCGGTAAGTACTAAGCACCTGGAATATTGCAGAGTGTTCAGAATCAGCAGGAAGAATTTTGACATTGTGTTTGTGCGCGAGAGGTAGCACGAAAGGACCTCCGGCGATGAGGGTCTCTTTGTTCGCCAAGGCGATGTCTTTCCCGGCTTCAATGGCGGCGACGGTTGGCTGATCAAACGAAAGTGGAATTTGTTGAGAACAGAGGAATTTGTTGCAGAATTTATGATGTTTCATTCCTTACCTTCAGGCCTGCGCATCCTACGATTCCGGTGACCACCGCGGCGGCGTCGGGATGGCGAGCCACCTCCACCATGCCTTGCTCGCCGGGAATGATTTCCGGTTTGTGTTCGACGCTGGCGAGGGCTTCTTTGAGCTCGGCGACCAGTGACTCGTCCCTCACGGAAACTAACAGAGGCTTGAACGTCTTGATCTGATCGGCGAGCAGCGCGACGTTGGAGCCGGCGGCGAGAGCCACCACCTTGAACTTGTCTGGGTTTTCCGCGACGATATCCAGCGTCTGAGTTCCGATTGAGCCAGTGGATCCGACGACGGAGATGGGCTTGGGGCCATCCCAAGACTTGCGTGCCGGGTCGACTACAGCCCGGCCGGCCCACGCCGGAGGCGGCCCCTGCTGCAGCGAGCAGCTCGCTGCCTTGAAGCGAGCTGCTCCCGATCG harbors:
- the LOC122037593 gene encoding 1-deoxy-D-xylulose 5-phosphate reductoisomerase, chloroplastic-like, whose translation is MALRVPLSGEISGVSFLDSARGTSSGRKLAAFNLPSRRSGAARFKAASCSLQQGPPPAWAGRAVVDPARKSWDGPKPISVVGSTGSIGTQTLDIVAENPDKFKVVALAAGSNVALLADQIKTFKPLLVSVRDESLVAELKEALASVEHKPEIIPGEQGMVEVARHPDAAAVVTGIVGCAGLKPTVAAIEAGKDIALANKETLIAGGPFVLPLAHKHNVKILPADSEHSAIFQCIQGLPEGSLRRIILTASGGAFRDLPVEKLKDVKVADALKHPNWNMGKKITVDSATLFNKGLEVIEAHYLFGADYDDIEIVIHPQSIIHSMVETQDSSVLAQLGWPDMRLPILYTLSWPERIHCSEITWPRLDLCKQESLTFKAPDHVKYPSMDLAYAAGRAGGTMTGVLSAANEKAVEMFIDEKINYLDIFKVVELTCDAHRKELVVKPSLEEIVHYDLWAREYAANLQPSSDLSTPVTV